The following are encoded together in the Bos indicus isolate NIAB-ARS_2022 breed Sahiwal x Tharparkar chromosome 29, NIAB-ARS_B.indTharparkar_mat_pri_1.0, whole genome shotgun sequence genome:
- the PUS3 gene encoding tRNA pseudouridine(38/39) synthase translates to MAENDVDRIQTEKLLKRVQELEQEVKRLKKEQANNKDSNIRENSSGAGGKPKRAFDFSAHGQRHVALKIAYLGWGYQGFASQENTSNTIEEKLFEALTKTRLVENRQTSNYHRCGRTDKGVSAFGQVISLDLRSHIPKGRDSEHFNLKNEVNDVATEIRYTHILNRVLPPDIRVLAWAPVETSFSARFSCLERTYRYFFPRANLDIVTMNYAAQKYVGTHDFRNLCKMDVANGVINFQRTILSAQVQRVGQNLGEEGWQEPFQLCQFEVTGQAFLYHQVRCMMAVLFLIGQGMEKPEVIDELLNIEKNPQKPQYSMAVEFPLVLYDCKFENIKWIYDREVQEFNVTHLQQLWANHAVKTQMLYSMLQGLDSVALPCGTGPKMDGMIEWRNVKPSVTKQTSAFVEGVKMRTYKPLMDRPKCQGLESRIQHFVRRGRIEHPHLFHEEETKAKRDCSDTLEEENTVFEKPTKRICVDTELKSII, encoded by the exons ATGGCTGAAAATGACGTAGACAGAATCCAGACTGAGAAACTCCTAAAAAGAGTACAGGAACTGGAGCAGGAGGTAAAACGACTTAAAAAAGAACAGGCCAACAATAAGGACTCAAACATTAGAGAGAATTCTTCAGGAGCTGGGGGAAAACCTAAGCGTGCCTTTGATTTCAGTGCTCACGGTCAAAGACATGTAGCTCTAAAGATCGCCTACCTGGGCTGGGGATATCAGGGCTTTGCCAGTCAGGAAAACACAAGCAATACAATTGAAGAGAAACTGTTTGAGGCTCTAACCAAGACTCGACTGGTAGAAAACAGGCAGACATCCAACTATCACCGGTGTGGGCGAACAGACAAAGGAGTCAGTGCCTTTGGACAG GTGATTTCTCTTGACCTACGTTCTCACATTCCAAAGGGCAGGGATTCTgagcattttaatttaaaaaacgaAGTCAATGATGTGGCTACAGAGATCCGTTATACCCACATTCTCAATCGGGTACTCCCTCCAGACATCCGTGTGCTGGCCTGGGCTCCCGTAGAAACTAGCTTCAGTGCTAGGTTCAGCTGTCTTGAGCGGACCTACCGCTATTTTTTCCCTCGTGCTAACTTAGACATTGTAACCATGAACTATGCAGCTCAGAAGTATGTTGGCACACATGATTTTAGGAACTTATGTAAAATGGATGTAGCCAATGGGGTGATTAATTTTCAGAGGACTATCTTGTCTGCTCAAGTACAGCGAGTGGGCCAGAACCTGGGAGAGGAGGGATGGCAAGAACCCTTTCAGTTATGCCAGTTTGAAGTGACTGGCCAGGCGTTCCTTTATCATCAAGTCCGCTGTATGATGGCTGTTCTTTTTCTGATTGGCCAAGGAATGGAGAAGCCAGAGGTTATTGATGAACTGTTGAACATAGAGAAAAATCCCCAGAAGCCTCAATATAG TATGGCTGTGGAATTTCCTCTAGTCTTATATGACTGTAAGTTTGAAAATATTAAGTGGATCTATGACCGGGAAGTTCaggaattcaatgttacccaccTTCAGCAACTATGGGCTAATCATGCTGTGAAAACTCAGATGTTGTATAGTATGCTACAAGGCCTGGACTCTGTTGCACTACCCTGTGGAACAG GACCAAAGATGGATGGAATGATAGAATGGAGAAATGTTAAGCCCTCTGTCACAAAGCAGACCAGTGCCTTTGTAGAAGGAGTGAAAATGCGCACTTATAAGCCCCTAATGGATCGTCCTAAATGCCAAGGATTAGAATCCCGGATCCAGCATTTTGTACGTAGGGGACGCATTGAACACCCACATTTATTCCatgaggaagaaacaaaagccaaaagGGACTGTAGTGACACACTAGAGGAAGAAAATACTGTTTTTGAGAAACCAACGAAGAGAATTTGTGTTGATACAGAACTTAAAAGCATCATTTAA